A genomic region of Trifolium pratense cultivar HEN17-A07 linkage group LG3, ARS_RC_1.1, whole genome shotgun sequence contains the following coding sequences:
- the LOC123918628 gene encoding uncharacterized protein At2g29880-like — MGDSQENNRGKSKDKDYVTWTMEETNELLHLLVDAMNRGMRDANGLLSKQTVERSILPDLNAKTRFPKTYTHYLSRMKWFKNQYNMMSTLMRHNSGFGWDSIAKTFTATEEVWKDYLKSHPSHNKLRGKTMIDYEYLKIVVGGGVSTGNNSIAVDPDDTDATTLEPENATTYEPENRSVGIEEFSYDANSDTFVPPDNYEPQYQPPSPSQPSPPSHPPLNSEVPLERQNSHKRKRFEYGGSYTTVGINNQDNVMRNLSVGIETIAVNFEKISNMMEKREKDRDRDRELEGIIWEVIKDIPNLNDMTRFKTAELLNTKAKKDFFLKMSSEERSSWIKFKLGDD; from the exons ATGGGAGACTCGCAAGAAAATAATAGAGGAAAAAGTAAAGACAAAGATTATGTAACTTGGACAATGGAGGAAACCAATGAGTTGTTACATCTCTTGGTGGATGCTATGAATAGGGGGATGCGTGATGCTAATGGATTACTTAGCAAACAAACTGTAGAACGGTCAATACTTCCTGACCTAAATGCTAAGACTAGGTTCCCTAAAACTTATACTCACTATTTGAGTCGGATGAAGTGGTTTAAGAACCAATATAACATGATGTCAACACTTATGCGTCACAACTCTGGTTTTGGATGGGACTCAATTGCAAAAACTTTCACCGCTACTGAGGAAGTATGGAAAGATTACTTAAAG TCACACCCAAGTCACAACAAACTTCGAGGAAAGACTATGATTGATTATGAGTATTTAAAGATTGTTGTTGGGGGTGGAGTTTCTACCGGGAATAATTCCATAGCGGTAGATCCAGATGATACAGATGCAACAACTTTAGAGCCAGAAAATGCAACAACTTATGAGCCAGAAAATAGAAGTGTTGGGATAGAAGAATTTTCATATGATGCTAATAGTGACACATTTGTCCCTCCAGATAACTATGAACCACAATATCAACCTCCATCACCAAGCCAACCTAGTCCACCATCTCATCCCCCTTTAAATTCAGAGGTTCCCTTAGAAAGACAAAACAGTCACAAGAGAAAGAGATTCGAGTATGGAGGAAGTTATACCACTGTTGGGATCAACAATCAAGACAATGTTATGAGAAACCTTTCTGTTGGCATTGAGACTATTGCtgtgaattttgaaaaaatatctaACATGATggagaaaagagaaaaagatagagatagagatagagaGCTCGAGGGTATTATTTGGGAAGTTATAAAAGATATTCCAAATTTGAATGACATGACGCGTTTCAAGACGGCTGAATTGTTGAATACTAAAGCAAAAAAGGACTTTTTCTTAAAGATGTCATCAGAAGAACGCTCATCTTGGATAAAATTCAAGTTAGGGgatgattaa
- the LOC123918631 gene encoding dicarboxylate transporter 1, chloroplastic, giving the protein MASIPLTTTATLLPSLRHRSSPQLRHFHSNTTLILKPLKSIRHSSISTFSPLPHSNLISSNSKRNTLVVKASSASITPAPAPAPAPAQPWQGAAIKPLLASIATGVILWFVPTPAGVSKKAWQLLAIFLGTIVGIITQPLPLGAVAILGLGVSVLTKTLTFVAAFSGFGDPIPWLICLAFFFAKGFIKTGLGNRVAYQFVSLFGSSSLGLGYSLVFSEALLAPAIPSVSARAGGIFLPLVKSLCVACGSNVGDGTEDKLGSWLMLTCFQTSCISSAMFLTAMAANPLCATLTLNSINQTIGWLDWAKAAIVPGLVSLILVPLILYVIYPPTLKSSPDAPKLAREKLEKMGPMTGNEKIMTATLFLTVGLWVFGGILKVDAVTSAILGLAVLLITGVVTWKECLAEGVAWDTLTWFAALIAMAGYLNKYGLIAWFSQTVVKIVGGLGLSWQLSFGILVLLYFYSHYFFASGAAHIGAMFTAFLSVATALGTPPFFGAMVLSFLSNLMGGLTHYGIGSAPVFFGANYVPLAKWWGYGFVISIVNIIIWLGLGSIWWKAIGLW; this is encoded by the exons ATGGCTTCCATTCCTCTCACCACCACCGCCACTCTCCTCCCATCTCTCCGCCACCGTTCTTCCCCACAACTCCGCCACTTCCATTCCAACACCACTCTCATTCTCAAACCTCTCAAATCAATCCGCCACTCTTCCATTTCCACCTTCTCCCCTCTCCCACACTCAAACCTCatttcttcaaattcaaaacGCAACACTCTCGTTGTTAAAGCTTCATCAGCTTCCATCACACCAGCTCCGGCTCCAGCTCCAGCACCGGCTCAGCCATGGCAAGGCGCCGCGATAAAACCACTCTTAGCATCAATAGCAACCGGAGTTATACTCTGGTTTGTTCCCACTCCGGCAGGTGTATCAAAAAAAGCGTGGCAGTTACTCGCGATTTTCTTAGGAACGATCGTTGGAATCATCACACAACCATTACCACTCGGTGCCGTCGCGATTTTAGGTTTAGGAGTTTCTGTTCTAACCAAAACCCTAACCTTTGTTGCTGCATTCTCTGGTTTCGGTGATCCAATTCCATGGTTAATTTGTCTCGCATTTTTCTTTGCTAAGGGTTTTATCAAAACTGGATTAGGTAACCGTGTTGCGTATCAATTTGTTTCGCTTTTCGGTAGTTCATCGTTAGGGTTAGGTTATAGTTTGGTTTTCAGTGAAGCTTTATTAGCACCGGCGATTCCATCGGTTTCGGCTAGAGCTGGTGGAATTTTTCTTCCATTGGTTAAGTCATTGTGTGTTGCTTGTGGAAGTAATGTTGGTGATGGAACTGAGGATAAGCTTGGGTCTTGGTTGATGCTTACTTGTTTTCAGACGTCTTGTATTTCGTCGGCTATGTTTTTGACTGCAATGGCTGCGAATCCGCTTTGTGCTACGCTTACTTTGAATTCAATTAACCAGACAATTGGTTGGTTGGATTGGGCTAAAGCTGCTATTGTGCCTGGTTTGGTGTCGTTGATATTGGTGCCGTTGATTTTGTATGTTATATACCCTCCTACCTTGAAATCTAGTCCTGATGCACCTAAGCTTGCTAGGGAAAAGTTGGAGAAAATGGGGCCTATGACAGGCAATGAGAAAATTATGACTGCTACTCTGTTTCTTACG GTGGGACTTTGGGTTTTTGGAGGGATTCTTAAAGTAGATGCTGTAACTTCTGCCATTCTTGGATTAGCGGTACTCCTCATCACAGGGGTTGTAACATGGAAAGAGTGCTTAGCTGAAGGTGTTGCATGGGATACACTCACATGGTTTGCTGCCCTCATTGCAATGGCTGGGTATTTGAACAAATATGGTCTCATTGCTTGGTTCAGTCAAACAGTAGTCAAG ATTGTTGGTGGATTGGGTCTCTCATGGCAACTATCTTTTGGTATTCTGGTCCTCCTCTACTTCTACTCTCATTACTTCTTTGCAAGTGGAGCTGCTCATATTGGTGCCATGTTTACTGCATTTTTGTCTGTTGCTACTGCTCTGGGGACTCCACCATTCTTCGGAGCCATGGTGCTGTCCTTCCTCTCCAACCTTATGGGAGGCCTTACTCATTATGGGATTGGGTCAGCTCCAGTGTTTTTTGGTGCCAACTATGTCCCACTTGCCAAATGGTGGGGTTATGGCTTTGTTATTAGTATTGTGAACATTATAATCTGGCTTGGACTCGGGTCTATTTGGTGGAAAGCCATTGGCTTGTGGTAA
- the LOC123918632 gene encoding serine/threonine-protein kinase BSK5-like → MGVRCSKLSLCWWPSHIKSNHQNLSDNNDDDGNKKQKDTGVGFTEYSLDQLRVATEGFSSDNIVSEHGEKAPNVVYRGCLEDDRLVAVKRFNKSAWPDSRQFLEEARTVGELRSERLANLVGCCCDGEERLLVAEFMPNETLSKHLFHWDVQPMKWAMRLRVALYLAQALEYCNSRGRALYHDLNAYRILFDQEGSPRLSCFGLMKNSRDGRSYSTNLAFTPPEYLRTGRITPESVIYSFGTLLLDLLSGKHIPPSHALDLIRGKNFQMLMDSCLEGHFSNDDGTEIVRLASRCLQYEPRERPNAKSLVTALAPLQKETSVLSYVLMGLPDRSLSSKETVLLTPFGDACSRRDLTAIHEILEKVGYKDDEHVANELSFQMWTNQIQDTLNFKKRGDSAFHARDFSTAIDCYTQFIDGGTMVSPTVYARRCLCYMMNDMVQEALGDAMQAQSISPTWPTAFYLQAVALSSLGMDNDAQESLKDGTTLETRNHRN, encoded by the exons ATGGGAGTTCGTTGCTCTAAACTCTCTCTATGCTGGTGGCCTTCtcatatcaaatcaaatcatcAAAACCTCTCTGATAATAATG ATGATGATGGGAACAAGAAACAGAAGGATACTGGTGTTGGTTTTACTGAGTATAGCTTAGATCAACTAAGAGTTGCTACTGAAGGATTTTCATCAGACAACATTGTATCTGAACATGGTGAAAAAGCCCCTAATGTTGTCTACAGAGGTTGTCTTGAAGATGATAGGTTGGTTGCTGTGAAACGTTTCAACAAATCTGCTTGGCCTGATTCTCGACAGTTTCTG GAGGAAGCAAGAACAGTGGGAGAGTTAAGGAGTGAAAGATTAGCTAATTTGGTTGGTTGTTGCTGTGATGGAGAAGAGAGATTGCTTGTTGCTGAGTTCATGCCAAATGAAACTCTCTCTAAACATCTTTTTCATT GGGATGTCCAACCCATGAAATGGGCAATGAGGCTTAGGGTAGCTTTGTATTTAGCACAAGCCTTGGAATACTGCAATAGCAGAGGAAGGGCATTGTACCATGATCTTAATGCTTATCGAATTTTGTTTGATCAG GAAGGAAGCCCTAGACTCTCTTGTTTTGGGCTCATGAAAAACAGTAGAGATGGCAGAAGTTATAGCACAAATTTAGCCTTCACTCCTCCTGAGTACTTGAGGACAG GAAGAATCACCCCTGAAAGTGTAATTTACAGTTTCGGCACCTTATTGCTTGATCTTTTAAGTGGAAAGCATATCCCACCCAGTCAT GCACTTGACCTTATACGAGGCAAGAATTTTCAAATGCTGATGGACTCATGTTTGGAAGGTCATTTTTCAAATGATGATGGAACTGAGATAGTGAGATTAGCTTCACGTTGTTTACAATATGAACCTCGTGAGAGACCAAATGCCAAGTCTCTTGTGACTGCTCTGGCTCCTCTTCAGAAAGAAACTTCG GTACTGTCATATGTTTTAATGGGACTACCTGATAGGAGTCTATCATCAAAAGAAACAGTTTTATTAACACCTTTTGGTGATGCTTGTTCAAGAAGAGATCTCACTGCAATACATGAAATTTTGGAAAAGGTGGGCTACAAGGACGATGAACATGTTGCAAATGAG TTGTCCTTTCAAATGTGGACTAATCAAATACAAGATACACTAAATTTCAAGAAGCGCGGTGATTCTGCTTTTCACGCGAGAGACTTCTCTACAGCCATTGACTGCTATACTCAA TTCATCGATGGAGGAACCATGGTATCGCCAACCGTGTACGCTAGGCGTTGCCTATGCTACATGATGAATGACATGGTACAAGAAGCACTAGGAGATGCCATGCAAGCTCAATCGATATCTCCTACTTGGCCTACTGCATTCTATCTTCAAGCAGTTGCGCTCTCCAGCCTTGGCATGGACAATGATGCACAAGAAAGTCTCAAAGATGGCACGACACTGGAAACTAGAAACCATAGAAATTGA
- the LOC123918629 gene encoding uncharacterized protein LOC123918629 yields the protein MSRKVYDEIKPGKSSLPYAADYHHHEIHKNDEDRTLKSYRNHHKQGNYGREYEDEMVKYMSNLPSYLQRGREENRDKVLNVGVLDWNRLEQWQNSRKQGSHGNSRISTSSNASSSVSTDGLSGHSSKDQKTLHQSLKAHFAASSIQDHSQAVKLSRRSVGHCQDFRGSVGNINTQSKHVRADDPLSRNHPNSRLNGCDRKYLEPHIVKESGIIPQMQIHKEASCAKLEMRGRDGGIEKRVENLKEPNIDNVVQGMIRKSEPVAHLLPRDSPRNSNCRVPHTQTFLSQKSEKYSRLSFSEQPKEFFRKELTYDISHSGTLPDEFGCNDSQHKGSGCSSTDTESIKLPASTFSSPVSTSSSPLSVRVEISPPNSGNAEERKQTMAKTSSANGTLHGLDQKVTSEKSRSSSPFRRLSISIGYRGSACKETQHVPHQNSIPAAKSSLENARGCGNCNISGSDKPGDAGRSRTSPLKRLLDPLLKPMTARFSHSLESSQKDSSLVNNNCRSVNGRFSTLHPIKEVDREHSVSPVKTVDSSKDKKRLPSTTQALLRISMKNGLPLFTFAVDQTDSNILAAKVKNLGGSGKDECNRVYTFFTFSEVKKKNGSWMSKSGRSKIPDYVPNAVAQMKASDSHYYDLTGQNCTNSSSMKEFVLFSVKLGQGEDPDTDYQPNNELAAIAVKIPKALSLSNNQHHRSFNNDSQDHDVVCATVVLPGGVHSLPSKGGPSSLLQRWKSGGSCDCGGWDLACKLKILAGENQASKKSWSSKAYFADYQFDLFVQGNEQDPRPAFSLTPFENGMCSVAFDSSLSLLQAFAICIALVDSKMPCELSGSRNSIEDKIPKETLSVRTEELKVFGKLKDIPASYVSYPPVSPVGRV from the exons ATGAGTAGAAAGGTTTACGATGAGATAAAGCCGGGGAAGTCTTCATTGCCATATGCTGCTGATTATCATCATCATGAAATTCACAAAAATGACGAAGATAGAACTTTAAAATCTTACCGGAACCACCACAAGCAAGGGAATTATGGAAGGGAGTATGAAGATGAGATGGTTAAGTACATGTCCAATTTGCCAAGTTATTTACAAAGGGGAAGAGAGGAGAATCGCGACAAAGTTTTAAATGTCGGCGTTCTTGATTGGAACCGTCTAGAACAATGGCAGAACAGTCGTAAACAGGGATCACATGGAAATAGCAGGATTTCAACATCTAGTAATGCATCCTCTTCTGTTTCGACAGACGGGTTATCTGGTCATTCTAGTAAAGATCAAAAGACATTGCATCAGTCGCTAAAAGCACACTTTGCGGCTTCTTCAATTCAAGACCACTCTCAAGCTGTCAAACTCTCTAGAAGAAGTGTTGGACATTGTCAAGATTTTAGAGGTAGTGTTGGTAATATTAACACACAGAGCAAACATGTTAGAGCAGATGATCCTCTTTCCCGGAACCATCCTAACAGCAGACTCAATGGATGTGACAGGAAATATTTGGAGCCGCATATTGTTAAGGAAAGTGGCATCATTCCACAAATGCAAATACACAAGGAAGCATCTTGTGCTAAGCTAGAAATGCGCGGTCGAGATGGTGGAATTGAAAAAAGAGTTGAGAATTTGAAGGAACCAAATATTGATAATGTTGTGCAAGGTATGATCAGGAAAAGCGAGCCAGTTGCTCATCTTTTGCCTAGAGACAGCCCTCGGAATAGTAATTGTCGAGTTCCTCATACACAAACATTCTTATCTCAGAAGTCAGAAAAGTATAGTCGATTGAGCTTTTCGGAACAGCCTAAGGAGTTCTTTCGGAAAGAACTAACTTATGATATTTCGCATTCCGGTACCCTTCCAGATGAATTTGGCTGTAATGATTCTCAGCATAAAGGGTCTGGCTGCAGTTCCACAGATACGGAAAGTATCAAACTTCCTGCTTCTACCTTTTCATCACCGGTATCTACTTCTTCATCACCTTTATCAGTCAGAGTGGAAATAAGCCCTCCCAATTCTGGAAACGCTGAGGAAAGGAAACAAACCATGGCCAAAACTTCATCTGCAAATGGGACTCTCCATGGATTAGACCAAAAAGTAACATCAGAAAAGTCAAGAAGCTCTTCACCTTTTCGTCGATTAAGCATCAGCATTGGCTATAGAGGCTCTGCTTGTAAAGAGACTCAGCACGTGCCGCATCAGAACTCTATACCAGCTGCTAAATCTAGTTTAGAAAATGCGAGAGGTTGTGGTAACTGCAACATCTCAGGCAGTGATAAACCTGGTGATGCCGGTAGAAGCAGGACAAGCCCTTTAAAGAGGTTACTGGATCCATTGCTTAAACCAATGACAGCTAGGTTCAGTCACTCCTTGGAATCATCTCAGAAGGATTCATCCTTAGTAAATAATAATTGTAGGTCAGTTAATGGGAGATTTTCAACTCTACATCCAATCAAAGAAGTGGATAGGGAGCATAGTGTCAGCCCAGTAAAGACCGTCGATTCTTCAAAAGACAAGAAGCGTCTTCCATCAACGACTCAAGCTCTTCTGAGAATCTCTATGAAGAATGGCCTTCCTCTTTTCACATTTGCTGTTGACCAAACTGACAGCAACATTCTTGCAGCCAAAGTGAAGAACTTAGGTGGCTCAGGAAAAGACGAATGCAACCGTGTCTATACCTTTTTCACCTTTAGCGAGGTTAAGAAGAAGAATGGAAGTTGGATGAGTAAATCAGGAAGGAGCAAAATCCCAGATTATGTTCCTAATGCTGTTGCTCAAATGAAGGCTTCTGATTCGCACTATTATGATTTAACCGGTCAGAATTGTACGAACTCCTCTAGCATGAAagagtttgttttgttttctgtaAAGCTCGGGCAAGGGGAAGATCCGGACACCGACTATCAGCCGAATAATGAGCTCGCTGCTATTGCCGTCAAAATACCTAAGGCTCTCAGTTTGAGTAACAATCAACACCATAGAAGTTTCAACAATGATAGTCAGGATCATGATGTTGTCTGTGCAACGGTTGTGCTCCCAGGTGGGGTTCATAGTCTTCCGAGTAAAGGAGGACCTTCATCACTGCTTCAGCGCTGGAAATCGGGTGGATCATGTGACTGTGGCGGATGGGATTTGGCTTGCAAACTTAAAATTCTTGCTGGTGAAAATCAAGCAAGTAAAAAATCATGGTCATCCAAAGCTTATTTTGCAGATTATCAATTTGATCTTTTTGTTCAG GGGAACGAACAAGATCCGCGACCAGCATTCAGCTTAACGCCCTTTGAGAATGGAATGTGTTCCGTAGCTTTTGACTCGTCACTCTCACTTTTGCAAGCATTCGCCATTTGCATAGCATTGGTGGATAGCAAGATGCCTTGTGAGCTTTCAGGATCAAGAAACTCCATTGAAGACAAAATTCCAAAGGAAACACTATCAGTGCGAACCGAGGAACTAAAAGTTTTTGGTAAATTGAAGGATATTCCTGCAAGTTATGTTTCTTATCCACCAGTTTCTCCTGTTGGTAGGGTCTAA
- the LOC123918634 gene encoding protein LTO1 homolog — translation MDDAVNLEKTHTKEGYDEGYSHGLVEGRDEGKQVGLKVGFEVGEELGFYSGCIHIWTSAIQIDPTCFSSRAKTAIAQMQDLIQKYPLMDPEDPQVQEIMDSLRLKFKMLCSSLHVKLHYNGYPGENKDIQF, via the coding sequence ATGGATGACGCGGTGAATTTGGAGAAGACCCATACGAAGGAAGGCTATGACGAAGGTTACAGCCACGGCCTCGTTGAAGGCAGGGATGAGGGGAAGCAGGTCGGGCTCAAAGTTGGTTTTGAGGTCGGTGAGGAACTCGGCTTCTACAGTGGCTGCATCCACATTTGGACATCCGCCATCCAGATTGATCCTACTTGCTTCTCTTCCCGGGCCAAAACTGCCATTGCCCAGATGCAGGACTTAATCCAAAAATACCCTTTGATGGATCCGGAAGATCCACAAGTGCAAGAGATCATGGATAGCCTGAGACTCAAGTTCAAGATGCTTTGTTCTTCACTGCATGTCAAACTCCACTATAATGGCTATCCTGGTGAGAACAAAGACATTCAATTTTGA